The stretch of DNA GCGGGCGGTTCGAGATCACCGAGCAGGAGCAGGGTCACCCCCTTGGCCCGGACGAGCAGGGTGACGCTGGCGTCGTTCGGGCCATCGGGAGTCGGCGCCGGGCCCGAACCGTCCGCCGTGGGCCAGAGCACCCGCCAGTCGAGGGCGCCGCCACCCGCACGCCGCCGCTCCCCCGCCACGGCGTGGCTCACCTGGATCCCGTGGGCGGCCGCCTGCTCCCGTACGAACCGCGCCTGCTCGGAAGGCTCTTGATACCCCGTCGTCTGGATCGCCCCGACCGAACGCCCCCGCAGTACGCCCGGCAGGCCCGCCACATGATCGGCATGGAAATGCGTCAACAGCACCAGAGGCACACGGGTCACGCCGAGCGAACGCAGACAGCGGTCCACGAGCACCGGGTCGGGCCCCGCGTCGACGACCACCCCCGCCCCGTCACCGGCGGCGAGCACAGTGGCGTCCCCCTGGCCCACGTCACACATCGCGAACCGCCAGCCCGGCGGCGGCCAGCCCGCGATCACCCGGGTGAGGGGCGGAGGTTGGACGATCGCCAGGAGGAGCAGCAGGGCGCAGGCCACGCTGAGCCAGGGGTGCCTGACGAGCCTGCGGCCGACCAGCACCACGCCGACCGTGGCGAGGGCGAGCAGCAGACCGCCGTGCCAACCGCCGGGCCAGTCGACCCCACTGCCGGGCAGAGCCGCGCCCGTGCGGGCGATGTCCGCGATCCACCCGGCCGGCCAACTCGCGCCCCAAGCCAAGGCCTTGGCGACCGGCATCGCCAACGGCGCCGTCGCCAGCGTGGCGAAGCCGAGGACCGTGGCAGGCGCGACGGCCACCTCCGCGAGGAGGTTGCAGGGCACCGCCACCAGGCTCACCCGTGCCGCGATGACGGCGACGACCGGAGCGCACACCGCCTGCGCGGCAGCCGCGGCGGCCAACGCCTCGGCCAGGCGCGGAGGAACCCGGCGTCCTTGCAGGGCCGCGCTCCACCTCGGGGCGAGGGTGAGCAGGGCTCCGGTGGCGAGGACGGAGAGCAGAAAGCCGGGGCTCCGGGCAAGCCACGGGTCGTACAGGACCAGCAGCAGTACGGCGGCGGCCAGGGCCGGGATCAGCGACCGGCGCCGCCCGGTGCCGATGGCCAGCAGTGCGATCAGCCCGCAGGCCGCGGCCCGCAGCACGCTCGGGTCCGGCCGGCAGACGATGACGAAGCCGAGGGTGAGGGCGCCACCGATCAACGCCGTCGCCCGCAGCGAGATCCCCAACCGTGGGGCGATTCCACGTCGTTCAGCGCGCTGGGCGAGGCTGGGCGGGCCGATGAGCAGGGCGAGGACGATCGTGAGGTTGGCTCCGCTCACCGCCAGGAGGTGCGTCAGGTCGGTCACCTTGAAGGCCTCTTCCAGCTCGGGCGGCACGCGCGAGGTGTCCCCGACCACCAGCCCCGGCAACAGTGCCCGGGCGTCGGGCGGCAATCCGTCCGTGGCCTCCCGCAACCCGCCCCGCAACCGTCCCGCCAGACGCTGCGGTCCTGACGGCGCCTCGATCACCCGCGGCGCCGGCTCTCCGGACACCCGAAGCACCGCAGCGACGCGGTCGCCCCGCGGCAAGGGTGGCGCGAGGCGCGCCTGGACACGAAGCCTGGTGGAGGGCAGGAGCGAGAGCCAACGGGCCCTGGGCCAGGGACCGGCGGAATCCCCCTCGTCCTCATCCCCGCTGGCGCTCCCGGCGAAGACCAGGGCCGGGGTGCGGGTCACGGAGGTACTCCCATCCGTCGACGTGACCCGGACGATCTCCGCATCCAACATGACGGAGGGCGGCAGGGCGTGGGCCCCCGTCACACGGGGCCGGGTCAGCCGGGGGTCGGAGGTGACCTCCAACTCGACCTCCGCTTCTGCATATTGCCTCGCCAGGCCAGGGACTGGGCCCCGGTGCAGGTCTGTCCCATGCAGTGCCGCGGAGGTAGCGCCCGCCGCGGCACAGAGGAGGACAGCCGCCACCGAGACCCGCCGCCAGGGCTGCCGTCGCCTTGAGCCGTCGGCCGGCTCTGTCGCACTCCGCCGTCCTTCACCCTCCGGTCGCCCCCGCACCGTCCAGGCCACCAACAGGGCGCTCGCCACCGCCACGCAGGCCACCACGGCTGCGATCACCCACCGAGGCGGAGCATCCAGCGCCACGGCCGCGGTCCCCCACGCCGCGAGGGCGGGCGGCACGAGGCGCAGGTCCAGCGGGCCCTCAAGGCGAGGGTGGGAGTCCCCCGGCCGATGCCCGGGCGGGGCGTGAACGGTGGGGTGGCCCGGGGCCGCTGGGGTCCCCGGCGCGACGGCCGCCCGGCTCACCGCCCTCATGGCCGCACGAGATTCTGCAGGTCGGCATAGCGTTTGTCGCCGATTCCATTGACCTCGCGCAGTTCGTCCACCGAGCGGAAGCCGCCGTGTTCCGTGCGGTAGTCGATGATGTGCTGGGCCAGCACGGGGCCGACGCCCGGCAGTTCGTCGAGCTGCTCGGCGGTGGCTGTGTTGAGGCCGACCGGGGCGGCTGGGCTCGCGCCCGTCGACCCCGCGGCCGCCCCCGCGCCAGGTCCGGCGGGAGCTGCCGGTGCTGCCGGTGCTGCCGGTGCTGCCGGTGCTGCCGTCACCGGAGCGCCCACCACCACCTGTTCGCCGTCGATGAGCAGACGGGCACGGTTCAGGCCGTCCGTGTCCGTGCCGGGGCGGACTCCACCCGCGGCCTTCAGTGCGTCGGCGACTCTGGAACCCGCGGGCATCCGCAGGATTCCGGGGCTGCGGACCTTGCCGCTGACGTCCACGACGATCCCGCCGGCCGCCGACCGGCCCCTGCCCTCTGGAGCAGGCGCGGCTCCCGGCGACGGAGACGGCTCCGCGTTCCGATCGGGCGCCGCGCCGACCACGTCCGGTGCCCGCACCGGCTGTGTCCGCCCTGCCCAGAAGTGCTGGGTGGCGAAGACCGCCGCGAGGACGAGGACCACCAGGAGCGCGACCAGACTCCGCCGCTCAAGGCCGCAGCGCAGCTGCAGCCACAACGGCAACCGCTCCCGCACAACAAGCCCCACCCGCCCCCGCAAGGGCGCCCCCACCCCACCACCATCCACAGGCTGCGGCTGCGGCTGCGGCTGCGGCTGCGGCTGCGGAGGAGCCTGAGACCCCGCCACTGACTCCCGCTGCCGCACCCCCTGCACCCGGACCTGCGGCACGGCGACGCCCTCCGCCAGCGACACCGACCGCGCCTGCCGCTCCAACTGCGGCACCGTCACACCCTCCGCCTGCGGCTGCCGTACGACCTGCGGCACCGTCACGGCCTCCGGCTCCGGCCACGCCCCCGAACCAGGCTTCCTCCCTGCCTGCGGTGCCGGCCGCGAGCTTCGCGTAACACGCGGCTGAGGCAGCGGTTCCGGCTCCGGCTGCTGCCCCGCGGCCTCCAGCACCGGCTGGCGCCACCGCAGGGCCTGCCTCTGCGACTGCGGGGCGGCCTGCGGCTGAGGCAGAGCCGGGTCCCCCGGACCCCGCCTCGACTCGGGCTCCGGCTCCGGCTCCGGCTCCGGCTCCGGCTCCGGCTCCGGCTCCGGCTCGGGCTCGGGCCCAGCCTGCGACCGCCGCACAGCCTCAGATCGCTCCCGCTCCCGCTCCTGCGGCCCCTGCTCCCGGACCGGCCCAAGCTCAAGCCCTAGCCCGGACCCCGCCCCCAGCGGTACATCCGGCGGCGCGCCCGACCTCAATCCCCCTCCATCACCGGCCCCTTCAGGCCCGGCAGTGAAGAGTGACTCCGCGCGCCGCCGCAACGCCTGCGCTTCCGCCGAGGCATGTCTGCGCCGGGCCGCCCTCCTGCGGGCGTGGCGGTATCGCGCGCGGCCGTCGGACGCGGGGGCTCGCCCTGGTCCGCTCGTCGCGGCAGGTTTCCGTGAAAGTGATCGAAGTGTCATGCCAACGACGCTAGGCACCGCGGCACAATTAAGTTGATCTTGGTCAATTCCCGTGGATTACCCGGGAGTTGTGGATAACTCCGTCACCCACACCCACTCAACGCCCCTCACCAGGGCGAAACCACAGCCCCCAACAACCCCGGCCCCGTATGCGCCCCGATCACCGCGCCGACCTCGCTCACATGCAGCTCCGCGAGGCCTGGTACCCGGTCCCTGAGGCGGTCCGCGAGGGTGGATGCCCGTTCCGGGGCCGCCAGGTGATGCACCGCGATGTCGACGCGGTTCGACCCGGCCCGCTCGACCACGATCTCCTCGAGCCGGGCGATCGCCTTGGACGCCGTCCGCACCTTCTCCAGCATCTCGATGCGCCCGCCGTCCAGCTGAAGCAGGGGCTTCACGGCCAGCGCCGAGCCCAACAGGGCCTGTGCGGCGCCGATCCGGCCGCCACGGCGCAGATAGTCCAGTGTGTCGACGTAGAAGTACGCGGACGTGTTCGCGGCCCGTTTCTCCGCCGCCGTCACCGCCTCGTCCACCGAGCCGCCCGACTCCGCGGCCTCCGCCGCCGCGAGCGCGCAGAAGCCGAGGGCCATCGCGACCATCCCGGTGTCCACCACCCGCACAGGCACCGGCGCGTCCTTCGCGGCGAGGACCGCCGCGTCGTACGTGCCCGAGAACTCGGCGGACAGATGCAGCGAGACGATGGCCGTCGCGCCCGACTCGGCGACCTTGCGATAGGTCTCCGCGAAGACTTCCGGGCTCGGCCGCGATGTGGTCACGGAACGCCGTTTCTGCAGCGCCAGGGCCAGGGAGCGGGCGGAGATCTCGGTGCCCTCTTCGAGCGCCTGGTCGCCGATGACCACGGTCAGAGGTACCGACGTGATGCCGTGCCGCTCCATCGTCCGCTGCGGCAGATAGGCCGTTGAATCCGTGACGATCGCGACATGACGGGACATGCGGTGGAGATTACCTGCCTGGGCCCGACGGCGGCAGCCCGACCCCTCGCGGGTCAGTCTGCCAGCCGCGCTCCCGGCCGTGCCAGGTCGCCCGCGCAGTCGCCCGCGCAGTCGCCCCCGCGGTCACGTCGTGCTCTCGGGCCTGGTCTGCTTCTCCCAGGAGTAGACGGGCCGCGGCGTCGGCGGCGTGATGGCCGGCCGCGCCGACTCCTCCGCCGGCGATGAGGACCGCTTCGCCTGTTCCGCCTGCTCCGACGGCTCCGTCCACGTCTGCTCGGCACCCTTGCCCGCGTCCGCCGCCTGCTCCGGCTCGGGCCACGCGGCGGGCGTCTGCGTGGGCGAGGGCTCCTTCGTCCAGTGCCGCAGCGCGCCCGTCTCCAGGTCGATCTGCGAGCTCAGCGAGTCCAGGTCGTCGTCGGCGAACCGGTGGGACCGGTCGCGCACCGCCCACCGCAGCGAGTCCGCCGACTTGGTGATCTGCTCCGTACGCTCCCGCAGCGCGGGGAGCCGCGCGGCCAGGGACGTCTTGTCGGGGTCGCGCTCAAGGCGCCGGAGGTCGTCGTCCAGCTCGTGCCCATGCGTGCTGAGCCGCTCGAAGAGCCCCAGGGACTCCTTCAGCGAGGCGTCTTCGACCACGCCCGCCTGCAGGGCCTCCTGTGTGGCCCGCATCGACGTGCGCAACTTGAGCCGCAACTGGGCCAGTTCGCCGGCCGCGCCCACCTGGGCGAAGCTCCTGGCGCGCAGCGTCGTGTCCTCCACCGAACGGCGCGCCTGCGAGATCGTGCGGTCCACGCCACGCTTGGCGGCGCCGACCGCCTTCACCGTCATGTACGCACCAAAGACCACGAACAGCAATACGAGCAGCGCCACGATCACGCCCACGGCTTCCATGACGCTCCTCCCAGGTCCTGCGGCGAGTTCCGCACCGACTCTTCAACGGTAAACGCAAAGGGCAGGCCGAGGGTTCCAACGGAACCCCCAACCTGCCCGTAGGGGACTACCCTCATGCCCCCTCGCGTGCCTCGCGTGCCTCGCGCCGGGCGCTACGCCGGAACGATGTTCACCAGCTTCGGCGCCCGCACGATGACCTTGCGGATCCCGGCGCCGTCCATCGCGGCCAGCACCCTCTCGTCCCCCAGGGCCACCTTCTCCAGCTCCTCGTCCGAGATCGACGGGGAGACCTCCAGGCGCGCCCTGACCTTGCCCTTGATCTGCACGACGCAGGTCACGGTCTCGTCGACGACGTACGCCGGGTCGGCGACGGGGAAGTCCTGGTGGACGACCGAGTCGGTGTGGCCCAGCTTGCGCCACAGCTCCTCGCCGACGTGGGGGGCCAGCGGAGCGATCAGCAGCACCAGGCGCTCGGCGACCGAGCGCGGCAGCGTGCCGCCCTCCTTGGTCAGGTAGTTGTTCAGCTCGGTGATCTTGGCGATGGCGGTGTTGAACCGCATGCCGTCCAGGTCCTGGCGCACGCCGTCGATCGCCTTGTGCAGGGCGCGCAGCGTGCCCTCGGCGATGTCGGACTCCGCGACGTCCGCGACCGTGACCTCACCGGTCGACTCGTCGACGATCAGACGCCACATGCGCTGCAGCAGGCGGTACTGGCCGACCACCGCGCGCGTGTCCCACGGGCGCGAGACGTCCAGCGGGCCCATCGCCATCTCGTACAGGCGCAGGGTGTCCGCGCCGTACTCCTCGCAGATCTCGTCCGGAGTGACGGCGTTCTTCAGGGACTTGCCCATCTTGCCCAGCTCGCGCTTGACCGGCTCGCCCTCGAAGAAGTACTGGCCGTCGCGCTCCTCGACCTCGGTCGCCTGGACCGGGAAGCCGCGGCTGTCGCGGTACACGTAGGCCTGGATCATGCCCTGGTTGAACAGCTTGTGGAACGGCTCGGAGGACGAGATGTGCCCCAGGTCGAACAGCATCTTCGACCAGAAGCGGGCGTACAGCAGGTGCAGCACCGCGTGCTCGGCACCGCCCACGTACAGGTCGACGCCACCGGTCGGCTGCCCCTCGCGCGGGCCCATCCAGTACTGCTCGACGGCCGGGTCGACCAGCTTCTGGTCGTTGTGCGGGTCCAGGTAGCGCAGCTCGTACCAGCACGAACCGGCCCAGTTGGGCATGGTGTTGGTCTCGCGGCGGTACTTCTTGGGCCCGTCGCCCAGGTCCAGGGTGACGTTGACCCAGTCCTCGTTGCGGGACAGCGGCGTCTCCGGAGAGGTGTCCGCGTCGTCCGGGTCGAAGGTGCGCGGGGAGTAGTCCTCGACCTCCGGCAGCTCCAGGGGCAGCATCGACTCGGGCAGCGAGTGGGCGACGCCGTCCTCGTCGTAGACGATCGGGAAGGGCTCGCCCCAGTAGCGCTGGCGGCTGAACAGCCAGTCGCGCAGGCGGAAGTTGACGGTGCCCTCGCCGATGCCGCGCGTGGCCAGCCAGCCGGTGATCCGTGCCTTGGCACCGGCGACGTCCAGGCCGTCCAGCGAGATCTCCTCGTTCGAGGAGTTGACCAGCTTCGCCTCGTAGGAGGAGAAGGCGTCGTCCCACGTCGCCGTGTCGGTACCGCGGCCGTCCGAGGGCTCGACCACGCAGTGCATCGGCAGGTGGAAGGCGCGGGCGAAGGCGAAGTCGCGGCTGTCGTGCGCCGGGACGGCCATGATCGCGCCGGTGCCGTAGCCCATCAGGACGTAGTCGGCGATGAAGACCGGGACCTGCTCGCCGCTGACCGGGTTGGTGGCGTAGACGCCGGTGAAGACGCCGGTCTTCTCCTTGGCGTCGGCCTGGCGCTCCACGTCGGACTTGGAGGCGGCGAACGCGCGGTACTTGGCGACGGCCTCGGCCGGGGTGGCGTGCCCGCCGGTCCACGTCTCGTGGGTGCCCTCGGGCCAGGCGTCGGGGACGACCTTGTCGACCAGCTCGTGCTCGGGCGCCAGGACCATGTAGGTGGCGCCGAACAGCGTGTCCTGGCGGGTGGTGAAGACGGTGATCGCGTCGCCGTCCTCGGAGCCGACCGGGAAGTCGACGCGGGCGCCTTCGGAGCGGCCGATCCAGTTGCGCTGCTGCAGCTTGATGGCCTCGGGCCAGTCCAGGCCGTCCAGGTCGTCCAGCAGGCGGTCCGCGTACGCCGTGATGCGCATGTTCCACTGACGCAGCTTGGCCTTGAAGACGGGGAAGTTGCCGCGCTCGGACCGGCCGTCGGCGGTGACCTCCTCGTTCGCCAGGACGGTGCCCAGGCCGGGGCACCAGTTGACGGGCGCGTCGGACGCGTATGCCAGGCGGAACTCGCCCAGTACCTCAGCGCGCTCCGCGGCGTTCAGCTCGCTCCACGCGCGCGTGGTGCCCGGTACGGCACGCTCACCGCTGTCGAACTGCGCGACCAGGTCGGCGATCGGACGGGCCTTCTTCGCCTCCTCGTCGTACCAGGAGTTGAAGATCTGTACGAAGATCCACTGGGTCCACTTGTAGTAGTCCGGGTCGATCGTCGCGAAGGAGCGGCGATTGTCGTGGCCCAGGCCCAGACCGCGCAGCTGCGTCTTCATGTTCTCGATGTTGGCCTCGGTGGAGACCCGGGGGTGCGTGCCCGTCTGCACGGCGTACTGCTCGGCGGGCAGGCCGAAGGCGTCGAAGCCCAGGGTGTGCAGGACGTTGTGGCCCGTCATGCGCTGGAAGCGCGCGTAGACGTCCGTGGCGATGTAGCCCAGCGGGTGGCCGACGTGCAGGCCGGCGCCGGAGGGGTACGGGAACATGTCCATGATGAACTTCTTGGGCTTGGCGACCAGCGCGGCCTGCGCGGCCGACGCCTCGGCGGACGGCGCCAGGTCACCGCTCGGGTTCGGCGCCTCGTACGTGCCGTCGGCGTCCCAGAAGTCCTGCCAGCGTGCCTCGATGTCGGCGGCCAGGGCGGCCGTGTAGCGGTGCGGTGCGGCCACCTCGGAGGCGGCAGCAGAATTCGTCTCGCTCATGATCCTCAAAGCTCCATCGATCGTCTCTGCCTGCGGAAATGACCGTCCTGGCCAAATGAAAAATCCCCTCACACAGGAGGGGACGCCGCGCCGATGCCGACCGTGATTTTCCGGCGGTCGGGACTGATCAGCGCGGCCCGCTAAGCAGAAGGCGTACGGCACGCATGGCGTCAGGGTACCGCAGCGCTCGCGCCGCCCGCGACGAGGTTCCCCCGCACCACTCCGCGCCGCCCCGAGGCCCACGGGAAGCCCGGCGCTCCACCTTTGGCCAAGGGTTACTCCGCGTACCGACCGCTATCGGGGCAACACCAAGATCGCATCGCGTTTAGATAACAACGCAATAACTCAAACCTCGTACTCACTGGTATGCGGCGACTTAGCATGCGGCGATCGAGCCATTTCGGAGTCGCCCCCATGAACCCTCTGAATCCTCATCGCAAGAGCCGCGCAAGCCGCACCGACCGCAAGAGCCGTTCGTTCGCAGCATTCCCCGAACCAAGCAGAGCCACGCGTGGAGTCCTGACCACCGCCGCACTGCTGCTGATACCCCTGCTCGTGGTCATCGGGAGCGACGCCTTCCGCGCCGCACTCGACTTCACCACCGGCGTCCTGTCCCTGGTCTCCCTGACCTCCGCCGTCGTCTGGGGCCTGGTCGCCACGGACCGGCTCTTCCTGCACTCCCGTCAGCGACTGCTCGCCCAGGCCGTGCACCGGGCCACCGCCGTCGCCTCCATCGGTTTCCTCCTGCTCCACGCCACCATCAAGCTCGCGCTCGACCACGTCTCTCCGGTCGGCGCCCTCATCCCCTTCGGGCTCGGCTTCTCCGGCAGCGACGGGCTCATCGGCCTCGGCTCGCTCGCCGGGCTCCTCATGGTGGTCACAGGCGTCACCGGGGCCCTGCGCAGCGCCTTCGCCTCGCCGGCCCAGGTCGCGTCGCGCTGGCGCGCGCTGCACATGCTCGCCTACCCGGCCTGGTGTTCGGCGCTGATCCACGGCCTGTACGCGGGACGCCCGCCCAGCGCGTGGGTGACCGCCCTGTACTGCCTCTGCCTGGTCGCCGTCGCGGGCGCGGTCGCGTTGCGCGCCGCCCCGCTCCCGATCAAGCGGAAGGTGGCCGCCCGGATCCTTGCCCTCCTCGAAACCGAGGGCAGGGCCCGCAACAGAGAGCCCGTCCGCCGGGACACCACCGAGTCCCCGCTCCCCGGCACGGCCGCCGCTCCCGGCCGTGCCCCCGAACCCGGGCCCGACCCGACCCCGGTGGTCGGCATCGCGGCGGCCTACCGCGTCCTCGCCTCCAGCAACCAGCCCACGGAGGTCCTGCCGCTCACCGACCCCCCGCCGCCCCGCTGGCCGTCCCCGTCCCCGCCTCCCCCGGCCGAGGCCCCTCACATCCCGTACGACACCGCGTACGACTACGACACCACGTACGACCCGCCGTACGGCGCGGCCCACAACCCCCCGTACGAGGCCCCGTACCAAGCCCCGTACGACAGCGGCCCCGCCACTGAACCGCTGCCCCACACCTTCCAGGCGCCGAGTTCGGGCGAGCCCTGGAACGCCGCCACCGGAGGCCCCAAGTGAACGCGTCGCTGCCCGACGTCCCCGAAGTCCGAGTCGTCGGGCTTCCGCTCCTGACCTCGGGCTTCGATCTGGTCGAGCGCCTCGATCTGGCGATGCACCTGAAGGTGCACGGCCCGCTCGAACCGATGGCCGGGGAGTCCCTCGCCACCCTCTCCGAGGCCATCTCGCTGCGCGGCAGGGGCGGCGCGGGCTTCCCCTTCGCCAAGAAGCTGCGCTCGGTCGCCGACGCGGCGATACGTCGCGGCGTGCGCCCCGTGGTCGTCATCAACGGCAGCGAGGACGAACCCGCCTGCCGCAAGGACACCGTCCTGATCAACCGCGCCCCGCACCTCATCCTCGACGGCGCTCTCCTTGCCGCCGAGGCCCTGGGCGCCCGCACGCTCGTCGTGGGCGTGACCCGGGACTCCACCGAGTCCTCGATGCTCGCGGCGCTCGCCGAGCGCGGCCTGACCAACCGGCGCGGATCGAGCATCCGCGCGCGCGTGCAGCGCAATCCGGTGCGCATGGTGACCGGCGAATCGTCGGCGTTGGTGCGCTCGGCGGACGGCGGCCCGCCCATGCCGCCGGGGCGCAAGGTGCACACCTCCGACTCCGGAGTGGGCGGCGCGCCCACGCTGCTGTCCAACGCGGAGACCTTCGCCCAGCTCGCGGTCGCCGCCCGGATCGGCCCCGACCGCTACTGCCGCACCGGCCTGCGGGACGAGCCGGGCACGGTGCTGCTCACCGTCTCCGGAGCCGTCGCCAGACCCATGGTGGTCGAGGTCCCCACGGG from Streptomyces sp. BA2 encodes:
- a CDS encoding ComEA family DNA-binding protein, with the protein product MTVPQVVRQPQAEGVTVPQLERQARSVSLAEGVAVPQVRVQGVRQRESVAGSQAPPQPQPQPQPQPQPVDGGGVGAPLRGRVGLVVRERLPLWLQLRCGLERRSLVALLVVLVLAAVFATQHFWAGRTQPVRAPDVVGAAPDRNAEPSPSPGAAPAPEGRGRSAAGGIVVDVSGKVRSPGILRMPAGSRVADALKAAGGVRPGTDTDGLNRARLLIDGEQVVVGAPVTAAPAAPAAPAAPAAPAGPGAGAAAGSTGASPAAPVGLNTATAEQLDELPGVGPVLAQHIIDYRTEHGGFRSVDELREVNGIGDKRYADLQNLVRP
- a CDS encoding DegV family protein, translating into MSRHVAIVTDSTAYLPQRTMERHGITSVPLTVVIGDQALEEGTEISARSLALALQKRRSVTTSRPSPEVFAETYRKVAESGATAIVSLHLSAEFSGTYDAAVLAAKDAPVPVRVVDTGMVAMALGFCALAAAEAAESGGSVDEAVTAAEKRAANTSAYFYVDTLDYLRRGGRIGAAQALLGSALAVKPLLQLDGGRIEMLEKVRTASKAIARLEEIVVERAGSNRVDIAVHHLAAPERASTLADRLRDRVPGLAELHVSEVGAVIGAHTGPGLLGAVVSPW
- a CDS encoding ComEC/Rec2 family competence protein → MRAVSRAAVAPGTPAAPGHPTVHAPPGHRPGDSHPRLEGPLDLRLVPPALAAWGTAAVALDAPPRWVIAAVVACVAVASALLVAWTVRGRPEGEGRRSATEPADGSRRRQPWRRVSVAAVLLCAAAGATSAALHGTDLHRGPVPGLARQYAEAEVELEVTSDPRLTRPRVTGAHALPPSVMLDAEIVRVTSTDGSTSVTRTPALVFAGSASGDEDEGDSAGPWPRARWLSLLPSTRLRVQARLAPPLPRGDRVAAVLRVSGEPAPRVIEAPSGPQRLAGRLRGGLREATDGLPPDARALLPGLVVGDTSRVPPELEEAFKVTDLTHLLAVSGANLTIVLALLIGPPSLAQRAERRGIAPRLGISLRATALIGGALTLGFVIVCRPDPSVLRAAACGLIALLAIGTGRRRSLIPALAAAVLLLVLYDPWLARSPGFLLSVLATGALLTLAPRWSAALQGRRVPPRLAEALAAAAAAQAVCAPVVAVIAARVSLVAVPCNLLAEVAVAPATVLGFATLATAPLAMPVAKALAWGASWPAGWIADIARTGAALPGSGVDWPGGWHGGLLLALATVGVVLVGRRLVRHPWLSVACALLLLLAIVQPPPLTRVIAGWPPPGWRFAMCDVGQGDATVLAAGDGAGVVVDAGPDPVLVDRCLRSLGVTRVPLVLLTHFHADHVAGLPGVLRGRSVGAIQTTGYQEPSEQARFVREQAAAHGIQVSHAVAGERRRAGGGALDWRVLWPTADGSGPAPTPDGPNDASVTLLVRAKGVTLLLLGDLEPPAQRALARTPAVAALPPVDVLKVAHHGSAYQDPGLLRRASPRLALISCGRDNSYGHPAPRTVAALRAGGAEVLRTDTNGAIAVIGPTGGSVTEPSDGAAPTLEVATAKTPLGVTNSATRDSSSANAGFQ
- the leuS gene encoding leucine--tRNA ligase, with the protein product MSETNSAAASEVAAPHRYTAALAADIEARWQDFWDADGTYEAPNPSGDLAPSAEASAAQAALVAKPKKFIMDMFPYPSGAGLHVGHPLGYIATDVYARFQRMTGHNVLHTLGFDAFGLPAEQYAVQTGTHPRVSTEANIENMKTQLRGLGLGHDNRRSFATIDPDYYKWTQWIFVQIFNSWYDEEAKKARPIADLVAQFDSGERAVPGTTRAWSELNAAERAEVLGEFRLAYASDAPVNWCPGLGTVLANEEVTADGRSERGNFPVFKAKLRQWNMRITAYADRLLDDLDGLDWPEAIKLQQRNWIGRSEGARVDFPVGSEDGDAITVFTTRQDTLFGATYMVLAPEHELVDKVVPDAWPEGTHETWTGGHATPAEAVAKYRAFAASKSDVERQADAKEKTGVFTGVYATNPVSGEQVPVFIADYVLMGYGTGAIMAVPAHDSRDFAFARAFHLPMHCVVEPSDGRGTDTATWDDAFSSYEAKLVNSSNEEISLDGLDVAGAKARITGWLATRGIGEGTVNFRLRDWLFSRQRYWGEPFPIVYDEDGVAHSLPESMLPLELPEVEDYSPRTFDPDDADTSPETPLSRNEDWVNVTLDLGDGPKKYRRETNTMPNWAGSCWYELRYLDPHNDQKLVDPAVEQYWMGPREGQPTGGVDLYVGGAEHAVLHLLYARFWSKMLFDLGHISSSEPFHKLFNQGMIQAYVYRDSRGFPVQATEVEERDGQYFFEGEPVKRELGKMGKSLKNAVTPDEICEEYGADTLRLYEMAMGPLDVSRPWDTRAVVGQYRLLQRMWRLIVDESTGEVTVADVAESDIAEGTLRALHKAIDGVRQDLDGMRFNTAIAKITELNNYLTKEGGTLPRSVAERLVLLIAPLAPHVGEELWRKLGHTDSVVHQDFPVADPAYVVDETVTCVVQIKGKVRARLEVSPSISDEELEKVALGDERVLAAMDGAGIRKVIVRAPKLVNIVPA